A single window of Meiothermus sp. DNA harbors:
- a CDS encoding urate hydroxylase PuuD: protein MDILHHDRLRLIKWPWILAILAMVALGLYLTLTHGWQAHAKEWLNLIVRWLHIIYGIAWIGASFYFIFLENALERQGVRAELSGNIWTIHGGGIYYLEKYKTAPAQLPKYLHWFKWDAYLTWVTGFLLLVIVYYSDPRAILLAPGSTLPGWAAIALAVGSLVAAWLIYLALSSTKLLYRPALFLLVGGVLVAVAAYLLGQVFSGRGTFMHIGAMLGTIMAANVFFVIIPSQKKLVRAAQNGETLEPDFVAWVQFRSRHNNYLTLPVLFTMIAHHFPMTYSGGAHWLILILLFVAGVAVRHFINVTEKEHHQTLVEGGAMPYLLVLAAALLLAAFYLTAPRSSAEAQAHPPVAFAEVQAIIQAHCQMCHAARPTQPGFASAPGGVMLDTPQQIVAYAQKIKQVSVDTQYMPLLVPGIPPLTTEQRAKLGAWVAQGAKGP from the coding sequence ATGGACATCCTCCACCACGACCGCTTACGGCTCATCAAATGGCCCTGGATACTGGCCATTCTGGCCATGGTTGCCCTGGGCCTCTATCTGACCCTGACCCACGGCTGGCAAGCCCACGCCAAAGAGTGGCTCAACTTAATCGTGCGCTGGCTGCACATCATCTACGGCATTGCCTGGATTGGGGCCAGCTTTTACTTCATCTTTTTGGAAAATGCCCTCGAGCGCCAGGGGGTGCGGGCCGAGCTTTCGGGCAACATCTGGACCATTCACGGGGGCGGTATCTACTACCTGGAAAAATACAAAACCGCTCCGGCGCAGTTGCCCAAATACCTCCACTGGTTCAAATGGGATGCCTACCTCACCTGGGTCACGGGTTTTTTGCTCCTGGTCATCGTTTACTATAGCGACCCCCGGGCCATCCTGCTGGCCCCCGGCAGCACCCTGCCGGGCTGGGCCGCCATTGCGCTGGCGGTAGGAAGCTTGGTAGCGGCCTGGCTCATCTACCTGGCCCTCTCGAGCACCAAGTTGCTCTACCGTCCGGCCCTGTTCTTGCTGGTGGGAGGGGTGCTGGTAGCGGTGGCGGCCTACCTGCTGGGGCAGGTCTTCAGTGGGCGCGGCACCTTTATGCACATTGGGGCCATGCTGGGCACCATCATGGCGGCCAATGTCTTTTTTGTAATCATCCCCTCGCAAAAGAAACTGGTGCGGGCTGCACAGAACGGCGAAACCCTCGAGCCCGACTTTGTGGCCTGGGTGCAGTTTCGCTCGCGCCACAACAACTACCTCACCCTGCCGGTGCTCTTCACCATGATTGCCCATCACTTCCCCATGACCTATAGCGGAGGGGCCCACTGGCTGATACTGATTTTGCTTTTTGTGGCCGGGGTGGCCGTGCGGCACTTCATTAACGTCACCGAGAAAGAGCACCATCAGACCCTGGTAGAGGGTGGAGCCATGCCCTATCTGCTGGTGCTGGCGGCGGCTTTGCTTCTGGCGGCATTCTACCTGACCGCGCCACGCTCCAGCGCCGAGGCCCAGGCGCACCCGCCGGTGGCCTTCGCCGAGGTGCAGGCCATCATTCAAGCACACTGCCAGATGTGCCACGCGGCCCGTCCCACCCAGCCCGGTTTTGCTTCGGCGCCGGGGGGGGTGATGCTGGACACCCCCCAGCAGATTGTGGCCTACGCCCAGAAGATCAAACAGGTCTCGGTGGACACCCAGTACATGCCCCTGCTGGTGCCGGGGATTCCGCCCCTGACCACCGAGCAACGGGCCAAGCTGGGGGCCTGGGTGGCCCAGGGGGCCAAAGGCCCGTAG
- the uraH gene encoding hydroxyisourate hydrolase, whose translation MARLSTHVLDTTHGRPAAGLDLELYRIGPAGERTFITAASTNTDGRTDAPLLSGETLPVGLYELVFHVAAYFKAQGVALPDPPFLDEIVIRFGIAEARGHYHVPLLVSPYGYSTYRGS comes from the coding sequence ATGGCCCGACTCTCGACCCATGTTCTGGACACTACCCACGGACGCCCGGCAGCGGGGCTCGACCTCGAGCTCTACCGCATCGGCCCTGCGGGTGAACGCACCTTCATCACCGCGGCCAGCACCAACACCGATGGCCGCACCGATGCCCCCTTGCTTTCCGGCGAAACCCTTCCGGTGGGCCTTTACGAGCTGGTCTTTCATGTGGCGGCCTACTTCAAGGCCCAGGGGGTAGCCCTGCCCGACCCTCCTTTTCTGGACGAAATAGTGATTCGCTTTGGCATTGCCGAGGCAAGAGGACATTATCACGTGCCCCTGCTGGTGTCTCCCTACGGTTACAGCACCTACCGGGGGAGCTGA
- a CDS encoding allantoate amidohydrolase, whose protein sequence is MNLHLLAQEALERCVQLARYSEEVGRLTRTFLSPPMQEVHRALTGWMLELGMTVRTDAVGNLIGHYPAQTPQAPLFLLGSHVDTVRDAGKYDGVLGVTLALALVKGLEGRRLPFALEVIAFSEEEGVRYGVPFLGSKAVAGRFEPSFLGLCDAEGRTVEEAIRAFGLRPDQIPQAAYNPASVKGFLEFHIEQGPVLEALGYPLGIVEAIVGQSRLEVAFRGQAGHAGTTPMHLRRDALAGAAEWMTLVEREAREEPGLVATVGMIKALPGAANVIPGEVQMSLDVRHPYDEVRSLAVANLITRAQQVAQRRGLELGYLTKYEQAAVPCHPGLNDLLAQAVEAQGYPVHRLVSGAGHDAMIMTSLCPSTMLFLRSPGGLSHHPDESVWPEDVEAALRVGLDFLERMAHSV, encoded by the coding sequence ATGAACCTTCACCTACTTGCCCAGGAGGCCCTCGAGCGCTGCGTGCAGCTCGCCCGCTACTCGGAGGAGGTGGGCCGACTGACCCGCACCTTTTTGTCGCCCCCCATGCAGGAGGTGCACCGGGCCCTGACCGGCTGGATGCTCGAGCTCGGCATGACGGTACGAACCGATGCGGTGGGCAACCTGATCGGGCACTACCCCGCGCAGACTCCCCAGGCGCCGCTTTTCTTGCTGGGGTCGCACGTAGACACCGTGCGCGATGCCGGCAAGTACGATGGCGTGCTGGGGGTGACCCTGGCGCTGGCCCTGGTGAAAGGTCTGGAGGGCCGGCGGCTGCCCTTTGCCCTCGAAGTGATTGCCTTTTCGGAGGAAGAGGGGGTGCGCTACGGGGTGCCCTTTCTGGGCAGCAAGGCGGTGGCAGGCCGGTTTGAGCCTAGTTTTTTGGGTCTCTGCGACGCCGAGGGCCGCACGGTGGAGGAGGCCATCCGGGCCTTTGGCCTGAGGCCCGACCAGATTCCCCAGGCGGCGTACAATCCGGCTTCGGTAAAAGGTTTTTTGGAGTTCCACATCGAACAGGGGCCGGTGTTGGAGGCGTTGGGGTATCCGCTGGGCATCGTGGAGGCCATCGTGGGCCAGAGCCGGTTGGAGGTGGCCTTTCGCGGCCAGGCCGGCCATGCCGGTACTACCCCCATGCACCTGCGCCGCGATGCCCTGGCCGGGGCCGCCGAGTGGATGACCTTGGTGGAGCGCGAGGCCCGCGAGGAGCCGGGCTTAGTGGCCACCGTGGGCATGATCAAGGCCCTGCCGGGGGCCGCCAACGTGATTCCAGGGGAAGTGCAGATGAGTCTGGATGTGCGCCACCCATACGACGAGGTGCGCAGCCTGGCGGTGGCTAACCTGATTACAAGGGCCCAGCAGGTGGCGCAGCGCCGGGGGCTCGAGCTAGGCTACCTGACCAAATACGAACAAGCGGCGGTTCCCTGCCACCCTGGCCTTAATGACTTATTGGCCCAGGCCGTGGAAGCCCAGGGCTACCCCGTCCACCGGCTGGTTTCGGGGGCCGGACACGATGCGATGATTATGACCTCGCTCTGCCCCTCCACCATGCTCTTTTTGCGGAGCCCCGGAGGTCTTTCGCACCACCCGGACGAGTCGGTCTGGCCAGAGGACGTAGAGGCCGCCTTGCGGGTAGGCTTGGATTTTTTAGAGCGCATGGCCCACAGTGTGTAG
- a CDS encoding DUF58 domain-containing protein encodes MTRYRIRTRPTQPFAGERTQAVPGRGLEFYELRGYAQGDEPRFIDWRAYARTGRLYTRIFQAEAPARFNFFLDGSPSMKLLGKQPYAERVLRLLAECAKPEGAFLWGGGRYRGRPAPVAEGPSVLLGLPRPKGVTVLITDGLDELDWSRLLQKLRHVVLVQVMAPEELSPSFAEALLHDVEVGSRMEVGTLEIRGYQEALEKHLVRLKTTARRLGSYALLRVGEPIVTGLLKQGVLEER; translated from the coding sequence ATGACCCGCTACCGCATCCGCACCCGCCCCACCCAGCCTTTCGCTGGCGAGCGCACCCAGGCCGTGCCGGGGCGAGGCCTGGAGTTCTACGAACTGCGCGGCTATGCCCAGGGCGACGAGCCACGCTTTATTGATTGGCGGGCCTATGCCCGCACAGGCCGGCTCTACACCCGCATATTTCAGGCCGAGGCTCCAGCCCGCTTCAATTTTTTTCTGGATGGCTCCCCCAGTATGAAGCTACTGGGAAAGCAGCCCTATGCCGAGCGGGTATTGCGTTTACTGGCCGAGTGTGCCAAGCCGGAAGGGGCTTTTTTGTGGGGTGGTGGCCGCTACCGAGGCCGGCCCGCGCCGGTTGCCGAAGGGCCTTCGGTGCTGCTGGGCCTCCCCCGCCCCAAGGGCGTGACGGTACTGATCACCGATGGGCTGGATGAGCTGGACTGGTCGCGTCTTCTGCAAAAACTTAGGCATGTAGTGCTGGTACAGGTCATGGCCCCAGAAGAACTGTCTCCTAGCTTTGCCGAGGCCCTCCTGCACGACGTAGAGGTGGGAAGCCGGATGGAAGTAGGAACGCTCGAAATAAGGGGCTACCAAGAAGCCCTGGAAAAGCACTTGGTGCGCCTGAAAACCACCGCCCGCAGACTGGGCAGCTACGCACTGCTGCGCGTAGGTGAACCCATTGTGACCGGCTTGCTAAAGCAGGGCGTGCTGGAAGAGCGCTGA
- a CDS encoding MerR family transcriptional regulator, translated as MPDLVYLLEPHHTWNLGALVDEANRLLPEVLPGSSRAKEAITARTVRYYTSEGLLDPPEKDWREARYTGRHLLQLLVARKLLAQGHTLRTIGPELRRMDNLELLELLQQPTQVVLQPASSNPALEYLHQIRPSAQPLFLMDPHPSAPPSETLHRVRVKDGLEILVEENHPLPQSPAEWQTLLEEIRKALETLAAPGPTSRRKPVIRR; from the coding sequence ATGCCCGACCTGGTTTACCTGCTCGAGCCCCACCACACCTGGAATTTGGGGGCGCTGGTGGACGAGGCCAACCGCCTGCTCCCCGAGGTGCTGCCGGGCTCGAGCCGGGCCAAGGAGGCCATCACCGCCCGGACGGTGCGCTACTACACCTCCGAGGGGCTGCTCGACCCCCCCGAGAAGGACTGGCGCGAGGCCCGCTATACTGGGCGCCACCTGCTGCAACTTTTGGTGGCCCGGAAGCTCTTGGCCCAGGGCCACACCCTGCGCACCATCGGCCCGGAGCTACGCCGGATGGACAACCTCGAGCTGCTCGAGCTGCTGCAGCAACCCACACAGGTGGTTTTGCAGCCCGCCTCCTCCAACCCGGCCCTGGAGTACCTGCATCAAATTCGCCCTTCTGCCCAGCCCCTCTTTTTAATGGACCCCCACCCGTCGGCCCCCCCCTCCGAGACCCTGCACCGGGTACGGGTGAAAGACGGCCTGGAAATACTGGTGGAGGAGAACCACCCCCTACCCCAAAGCCCCGCCGAGTGGCAGACCCTGCTGGAGGAAATCCGCAAGGCCCTGGAGACCCTGGCCGCGCCCGGCCCCACCTCGCGTAGAAAACCCGTTATTAGGAGGTAG
- a CDS encoding VWA domain-containing protein codes for MPNTPKPRIEFIPRKPAVQRDAPTRLEALLRLHAPEVKLPERPRLNLGLALDRSGSMAGDKIRKAREAAIFAIKQLTPQDRVAIVAYDSEVELVLPSTPATDKAAILAAIERIDDRGSTHLFGGWSEAAHQVAQHLDPAALNRVLLLTDGLANQGLTDPQEIGRHVGELARRGVSTSTLGVGRDFNEDLLALMADRGEGNFYFIESSADLPRIFAQELSGLLATFAKQVRLGLEGNGWQVELHNQFSRDPHGAYRLPDLAHGLPLELAVTLRVPPGPLQGKLKLSWEDSSGKRRQMSLPLNLEAVDAAAFAQLPEKREVMAYLAKLEATQTRREAMAYLDRGELGRAKASIEAVIPKMAQFGDLYPEEAQELRALLGSVDEDALAARKWMSYQSLRNLKGKR; via the coding sequence ATGCCCAACACCCCCAAACCCCGCATCGAGTTCATCCCCCGCAAGCCCGCCGTGCAGCGCGACGCCCCGACCCGCCTCGAGGCCCTGCTGCGCCTCCATGCCCCCGAGGTCAAGCTGCCCGAGCGGCCCCGCCTGAACCTGGGTCTGGCCCTCGACCGCTCCGGCAGCATGGCCGGCGACAAGATTCGCAAAGCCCGCGAAGCCGCCATCTTTGCCATCAAGCAGCTCACCCCCCAGGACCGCGTCGCCATCGTGGCCTACGACAGCGAGGTGGAGTTGGTGCTGCCCTCCACCCCTGCTACGGACAAAGCCGCCATCCTCGCAGCTATCGAGCGGATCGACGATCGCGGCAGCACCCACCTCTTCGGGGGTTGGAGTGAGGCTGCCCATCAGGTAGCCCAGCACCTCGACCCCGCCGCCCTCAACCGGGTGCTCCTGCTCACCGACGGCCTGGCCAACCAGGGCCTCACCGACCCCCAGGAGATTGGCCGCCACGTGGGCGAGCTGGCCCGGCGGGGGGTTTCCACCAGCACCCTGGGCGTCGGGCGGGACTTCAACGAGGACCTGCTGGCCTTGATGGCCGACCGGGGCGAGGGCAACTTCTACTTCATCGAAAGCAGCGCCGACCTGCCGCGCATCTTTGCGCAGGAGCTTTCGGGCCTCCTGGCCACCTTCGCCAAGCAGGTGCGCCTGGGGCTCGAGGGCAACGGATGGCAGGTAGAGTTGCACAACCAGTTCAGCCGCGACCCCCACGGAGCCTACCGGCTCCCCGACCTGGCTCACGGGCTGCCCCTCGAGCTGGCCGTTACTCTCCGCGTTCCGCCCGGCCCCCTGCAGGGCAAGCTCAAGCTGAGCTGGGAGGATAGCTCCGGCAAGCGCCGACAGATGAGCCTGCCGCTGAACCTGGAGGCCGTAGACGCCGCTGCCTTCGCCCAGTTGCCCGAGAAGCGCGAGGTCATGGCCTACCTGGCCAAGCTCGAGGCCACCCAGACCCGGCGGGAGGCGATGGCTTACTTGGATAGGGGAGAGCTGGGACGGGCCAAAGCCTCGATTGAGGCCGTTATACCCAAAATGGCCCAGTTCGGCGACCTTTACCCCGAGGAAGCGCAAGAACTGAGGGCGCTGCTGGGGTCTGTCGACGAAGACGCCCTTGCCGCCCGAAAGTGGATGTCCTACCAAAGTCTACGCAACCTCAAGGGCAAACGCTGA
- a CDS encoding DNA methyltransferase: MRRNAWQIYQEVLAAARQAGFAGQEATVVEGLLRLDRKAFGSFAEALRLDPKYLRYDLLPITKLPEVLREALRQGLPLREAHRLYRLLRRGVLTLADLEGKPPRALAALPYFQGDFPLETPVWLFPPEPRGSEALSPAVARALVLLYTQVGELVLDPMAGYGTVVEVARALGRRAWGGDIVPLSPLVEQADIADLPAHFRQEAALLVLHPPTFAFWSEAEGQGLDPEECYGAYVGYLIDRIHHALPAIRPGGRLALVVRPRKEISLKEAARGRDFFLSPVERALAEADGARPLRYHLAVSQDGCQDWHVFVAEVCGGQTEQANLQRAGDGETYEVHPLD, translated from the coding sequence ATGAGACGCAACGCCTGGCAGATTTACCAAGAGGTGTTGGCGGCAGCGAGGCAGGCTGGGTTCGCCGGCCAGGAAGCTACGGTGGTGGAGGGTCTTCTTCGCCTGGATCGCAAGGCCTTTGGGTCTTTTGCCGAGGCCCTTAGGCTTGATCCCAAGTACCTCCGATACGACCTGCTTCCCATAACCAAACTGCCTGAGGTTTTGCGAGAAGCCTTGCGCCAGGGGCTTCCCCTCAGGGAAGCGCACAGACTCTACCGCCTTCTCCGTCGAGGTGTCCTGACCCTGGCAGACCTCGAGGGTAAACCACCCAGAGCCCTGGCTGCCCTTCCCTATTTTCAGGGGGACTTCCCCCTCGAGACCCCTGTCTGGCTCTTCCCACCGGAGCCTAGGGGAAGCGAAGCTCTCTCCCCTGCTGTGGCCCGGGCCCTGGTTCTCCTTTACACCCAGGTGGGGGAGCTGGTTCTGGATCCCATGGCAGGCTACGGCACCGTGGTGGAGGTGGCAAGGGCTTTGGGAAGGCGAGCCTGGGGTGGGGATATTGTCCCCTTGAGCCCGCTGGTGGAGCAAGCAGACATCGCCGACCTCCCGGCCCACTTCCGCCAAGAGGCCGCCCTTTTGGTTCTCCACCCTCCCACTTTTGCCTTCTGGAGCGAGGCGGAGGGGCAGGGGCTGGATCCCGAAGAGTGCTACGGGGCCTATGTGGGCTACCTGATCGACCGGATTCACCACGCCCTCCCGGCGATTCGGCCAGGGGGAAGGCTGGCTCTGGTGGTACGCCCGAGAAAGGAGATCTCCCTCAAAGAAGCAGCCAGGGGTCGGGACTTCTTCCTTTCTCCCGTAGAGCGTGCCTTGGCGGAAGCGGATGGGGCAAGGCCGCTGCGCTATCACCTAGCGGTGAGCCAGGATGGCTGCCAGGACTGGCATGTGTTCGTGGCCGAGGTATGTGGAGGCCAAACCGAGCAAGCCAACCTGCAACGAGCCGGAGATGGGGAGACCTACGAGGTACACCCTTTGGACTAG